The Sphingomonas sp. KR3-1 genome contains a region encoding:
- a CDS encoding TIGR03087 family PEP-CTERM/XrtA system glycosyltransferase, which yields MGDILFLAHRVPYPPDRGDKIRGFHILKYLSGKKRVHLIAFADDPADLKQKGGLTKYTGNRSIVWRAKSQALAGIQALIQHRPVSLTAFDNDALRQAVENILERHRIDTIYVFSSQMAQYLPARPRQRVIMDFVDMDSAKFAAYAKSSKGPMGWMLGREARLLLAHEKAIAARADANLFVSEAEAELFRQRTHADRVHVIENGIDTEYFDPAATFKRVDVMGSTIVFTGQMDYRPNVEGVTWFVETILPHVRLVHPDARFMIVGRNPTDAVKALAKHPGVAVIGEVPDVRGWLAQAAVVVAPLKLARGIQNKVLEGMAMARPVVASQAAATGIDHDGTILVGSTVGEIAEHVTRLLSDPRKAAALGAAARQRVKDHYSWEARLSPLDAVLGQPLRPAKEERVARVTDVPKKPRRAA from the coding sequence ATGGGCGACATTCTCTTCCTGGCGCACCGCGTGCCCTATCCGCCCGACCGAGGCGACAAGATCCGCGGCTTCCACATCCTGAAATATCTGTCGGGCAAGAAGCGCGTCCACCTGATCGCCTTTGCCGACGATCCCGCCGACCTCAAGCAGAAGGGCGGGCTGACCAAGTACACAGGCAACCGCTCGATCGTCTGGCGCGCCAAGTCGCAGGCGCTGGCCGGGATCCAGGCGCTGATCCAGCATCGGCCGGTGTCGCTCACCGCGTTCGACAACGACGCGCTGCGCCAGGCCGTCGAGAACATCCTCGAGCGCCACCGGATCGACACGATCTACGTCTTCTCGAGCCAGATGGCGCAGTATCTGCCCGCGCGTCCCCGGCAGAGGGTGATCATGGACTTTGTCGACATGGATTCGGCCAAGTTCGCCGCCTATGCGAAGAGCTCGAAGGGGCCGATGGGCTGGATGCTCGGCCGCGAGGCCCGGCTGCTGCTCGCGCACGAAAAGGCGATCGCGGCGCGCGCCGATGCGAACCTGTTCGTCAGCGAGGCCGAGGCGGAGCTGTTCCGCCAGCGCACCCATGCCGACCGCGTCCATGTGATCGAGAACGGCATCGACACCGAGTATTTCGATCCCGCCGCGACCTTCAAGCGCGTCGACGTGATGGGATCGACGATCGTCTTCACCGGCCAGATGGACTATCGCCCGAACGTCGAGGGCGTGACCTGGTTCGTCGAGACGATCCTGCCGCATGTCCGCCTCGTCCATCCCGATGCCCGCTTCATGATCGTCGGCCGCAACCCGACCGACGCGGTGAAGGCGCTCGCCAAGCATCCCGGCGTCGCGGTGATCGGCGAGGTGCCCGATGTGCGCGGTTGGCTCGCCCAGGCGGCGGTGGTCGTCGCCCCGCTCAAGCTCGCGCGCGGCATCCAGAACAAGGTGCTCGAGGGCATGGCGATGGCGCGGCCGGTGGTCGCCTCGCAGGCCGCCGCGACCGGCATCGACCATGACGGCACGATCCTGGTCGGATCCACGGTGGGCGAGATCGCCGAGCACGTCACGCGGCTGCTCTCCGATCCGCGCAAGGCCGCGGCGCTGGGTGCCGCCGCCCGCCAGCGGGTCAAGGACCATTACAGCTGGGAGGCCCGGCTGAGCCCGCTCGACGCGGTGCTCGGCCAGCCGCTGCGCCCCGCCAAGGAAGAGCGCGTCGCGCGCGTCACCGACGTGCCGAAGAAGCCGCGGCGGGCGGCGTGA
- a CDS encoding FemAB family XrtA/PEP-CTERM system-associated protein, which translates to MNAPLLGKPVALRVANLADEIERARIGAFVHDHPEGTPFHLPAWSVGVARGCGQKSHYLVAEDARGDLAGVMPLTEIRSPLFGNVMASAGFGVGGGILTHDPRLVSQLDEAAWALAQQRKCSVMEVRGGPLPGPEWSVDDTRYLGFVRPLAADDDAELLAIPRKQRAEVRKALETELDISIGCHPDDVAAHYAVYAESVRNLGTPVFPRSLFSEVLREFGKSADVLIVRRGGVAVSSVLSLYWKGTVYPYWGGGTRAARGLRANDRMYFELMRHARERGCKHFDFGRSKVGTGPAAFKKNWGFEPRPLAYYDRVAEGAKPRDASPVSPKYSLQVRVWSKLPLWIANRAGPLIAKGLG; encoded by the coding sequence ATGAACGCGCCGCTGCTCGGCAAGCCCGTTGCGCTGCGCGTCGCCAATCTCGCCGACGAGATCGAGCGGGCGCGGATCGGCGCGTTCGTCCACGATCATCCCGAGGGCACGCCCTTCCACTTGCCCGCCTGGAGCGTCGGCGTGGCGCGCGGCTGCGGGCAGAAGAGCCACTATCTCGTCGCCGAGGATGCCCGGGGCGACCTCGCCGGGGTGATGCCGCTCACCGAGATACGCTCGCCGCTGTTCGGCAACGTGATGGCATCGGCCGGGTTCGGCGTGGGCGGCGGGATCCTCACGCATGATCCGCGCCTGGTCTCGCAGCTCGACGAGGCGGCCTGGGCGCTGGCGCAGCAGCGCAAGTGCAGCGTGATGGAAGTGCGCGGCGGGCCGCTGCCGGGGCCCGAATGGAGTGTCGACGACACGCGCTATCTCGGCTTCGTGCGCCCGCTAGCTGCCGATGACGACGCCGAACTCCTCGCCATCCCGCGCAAGCAGCGCGCCGAGGTGCGCAAGGCGCTGGAGACCGAGCTCGATATTTCGATCGGCTGTCATCCAGATGACGTTGCCGCCCATTATGCGGTCTATGCCGAATCGGTCCGCAACCTCGGCACCCCGGTATTTCCCCGGAGTCTTTTTTCCGAGGTTTTGCGGGAATTTGGCAAATCGGCGGACGTGCTTATAGTCCGCCGTGGCGGGGTGGCTGTGTCGAGCGTGTTGAGCCTGTACTGGAAGGGAACGGTCTATCCCTATTGGGGTGGCGGCACGCGCGCGGCGCGGGGCCTGCGCGCCAATGACCGCATGTATTTCGAGCTGATGCGCCACGCCCGCGAGCGCGGCTGCAAGCACTTCGACTTCGGCCGCTCGAAGGTCGGCACCGGCCCGGCGGCGTTCAAGAAGAATTGGGGCTTCGAGCCCCGTCCGCTGGCCTATTACGACCGGGTCGCCGAGGGCGCCAAGCCGCGCGATGCGAGCCCGGTGAGTCCGAAATATTCGCTGCAGGTGCGCGTCTGGAGCAAGCTCCCCTTGTGGATCGCCAATCGCGCGGGTCCCCTGATCGCGAAGGGCCTTGGCTGA
- a CDS encoding XrtA system polysaccharide deacetylase translates to MVVNALSVDVEDWFQVGAFENTIARDDWDSLEHRVEANTDRVLALFDAGGVKATFFTLGWVAERYPALIRRVADAGHEVASHGWDHQRVFTMGPEQFRADLATAKRALEDASGQEVRGYRAPSFSIDRRTPWAHEVLAEEGYAYSSSVAPVRHDHYGWHDAPRGAFWPVPGAELIEIPITLASFFGREVTTGGGFFRLLPGEVTYRAVRAANGAARPAIFYFHPWEIDPGQPRVQDAPFKSKLRHYSRLGAMAGKLETLIAGHKWGRMDEIAARETARLKAEKRT, encoded by the coding sequence ATGGTCGTCAACGCCCTCTCGGTCGATGTCGAGGACTGGTTCCAGGTCGGCGCCTTCGAGAACACGATTGCGCGCGACGACTGGGACTCGCTCGAGCACCGGGTCGAGGCGAACACCGACAGGGTGCTGGCGCTGTTCGACGCGGGCGGGGTCAAGGCGACCTTCTTCACGCTCGGCTGGGTGGCGGAGCGCTATCCCGCGCTGATCCGCCGCGTCGCCGATGCAGGGCACGAAGTCGCGAGCCATGGCTGGGACCACCAGCGCGTGTTCACCATGGGGCCTGAGCAGTTCCGCGCCGACCTCGCCACCGCGAAGCGGGCGCTGGAGGATGCGAGCGGGCAGGAAGTGCGCGGCTACCGCGCGCCGAGCTTCTCGATCGATCGCCGCACGCCCTGGGCGCACGAGGTGCTGGCGGAGGAGGGCTATGCCTATTCCTCGAGCGTTGCGCCGGTCCGCCACGACCATTATGGCTGGCACGATGCGCCGCGCGGGGCCTTCTGGCCGGTGCCGGGTGCCGAGCTGATCGAGATCCCGATCACGCTGGCGAGCTTCTTCGGCCGCGAGGTCACCACCGGCGGCGGTTTCTTCCGGCTGCTGCCCGGCGAAGTGACCTATCGCGCCGTCCGCGCCGCCAATGGCGCGGCGCGTCCCGCGATCTTCTATTTTCATCCCTGGGAGATCGACCCGGGCCAGCCGCGCGTGCAGGATGCGCCGTTCAAGTCGAAGCTCCGCCATTACAGCCGGTTGGGCGCGATGGCGGGCAAGCTCGAGACGCTGATCGCAGGGCACAAATGGGGGCGCATGGACGAGATCGCGGCACGCGAGACGGCGCGGCTCAAGGCGGAGAAACGCACATGA
- a CDS encoding AAA family ATPase gives MYDDHYGLTGRPFQLTPDPKFWFDTATHRKAMAYLGYGLSQGEGFVVITGDPGVGKTTLMGHLLGEIDRERLNVIKIVSTQLRPEDLLRLVCQGLGIDSTSLNKAEMLGAIERGLHTVARTGRRTLVVVDEAQSLPIESLEELRMLSNFQAGGYPLLQIFLLGQPEFRITLSDPRLEQLRQRVIAMHHLEPMQADEVEPYLIHRLSCVGWRGKPRFTNDAVAAIHRWSGGSPRRINQLASRVLLFGAVEEMETFGAQELAAVIADLNDDTPVSAYRPAPVPAPAPAPVAAPEPFELTDIAPMAMGAPVPPPQPVSPVPLRPEAPAAGSDPVQQRITELEAQVRDQDEALRRVLGLLVDWVEQGEGNGRRPDLSAVRGNAA, from the coding sequence ATGTACGACGATCATTACGGATTGACCGGCCGGCCCTTCCAGCTGACCCCCGATCCGAAATTCTGGTTCGACACCGCCACGCACCGCAAGGCGATGGCCTATCTTGGCTATGGGCTGAGCCAGGGCGAGGGCTTTGTCGTGATCACGGGCGATCCCGGCGTGGGCAAGACCACGCTGATGGGCCATCTGCTCGGCGAGATCGACCGCGAACGGCTGAACGTCATCAAGATCGTCTCGACCCAGCTGCGCCCCGAGGACCTGCTGCGGCTGGTCTGCCAGGGGCTGGGGATCGACAGCACGAGCCTCAACAAGGCCGAGATGCTTGGCGCGATCGAGCGCGGGCTGCACACCGTCGCGCGCACCGGCCGCCGCACGCTCGTCGTGGTCGACGAGGCGCAGTCGCTGCCGATCGAGAGCCTTGAGGAGCTGCGCATGCTCTCCAACTTCCAGGCCGGCGGCTATCCGCTGCTCCAGATCTTCCTGCTCGGTCAGCCCGAGTTCCGCATCACCTTGTCCGATCCGCGGCTCGAGCAGTTGCGCCAGCGCGTGATCGCGATGCATCACCTCGAGCCGATGCAGGCGGACGAAGTCGAACCCTATCTGATCCATCGCCTGTCGTGCGTCGGCTGGCGGGGCAAGCCGCGCTTCACCAACGACGCGGTTGCCGCGATCCATCGCTGGTCGGGCGGCTCGCCCCGCCGCATCAACCAGCTCGCCAGCCGCGTGCTGCTGTTCGGCGCGGTCGAGGAGATGGAGACGTTCGGCGCGCAGGAGCTCGCCGCGGTGATCGCAGACCTGAACGACGACACTCCGGTCTCCGCCTATCGCCCGGCCCCCGTGCCGGCGCCGGCCCCTGCGCCGGTGGCCGCACCCGAGCCGTTCGAGCTGACCGACATCGCGCCGATGGCGATGGGCGCGCCGGTGCCGCCGCCGCAGCCCGTGAGCCCGGTGCCGCTGCGCCCCGAAGCGCCGGCCGCCGGCAGCGATCCGGTGCAGCAGCGCATAACCGAGCTCGAAGCGCAGGTGCGCGACCAGGACGAGGCGCTGCGCCGCGTGCTGGGGCTGCTGGTCGACTGGGTCGAGCAGGGCGAAGGCAATGGCCGCCGCCCCGATCTCTCGGCAGTGCGCGGAAACGCGGCCTGA
- a CDS encoding AAA family ATPase, protein MNDHTPRRFKGSLLERAAPSFHYAPAPIEDAPAAPAAPAAPVAKPAQKRVEAPVAQPETAPAPVPAPEPLTAPEPMVAPVEPVLARGVPVEPEPQIATARPTGRRMAPLDRAVLEQGGMLMPGAAIGPLAEEFRMVKRQLLLTARAVAAKDTAKAADRARMILVCSAQPSEGKTFCAINLALSMATEKDVEVLLVDADFPKPDVLPRLGLPSGPGLLDVLAGSVSNVEDCIIDTDVPQLSVLPAGARSNSDTELLASDRARAVIDGLAAANPRRIVIFDSPPALAASPASVLALHVGQVMLVVRADKTSEGDLRAAVNTLDACEHIQLVLNSVSFQPGGRRFGSYYEYGEEGR, encoded by the coding sequence ATGAACGACCATACGCCCCGCCGCTTCAAGGGATCGCTGCTCGAGCGCGCGGCGCCGAGCTTCCATTATGCCCCCGCGCCGATCGAGGATGCGCCTGCTGCACCTGCTGCGCCGGCTGCGCCGGTTGCGAAGCCGGCGCAGAAGCGCGTGGAGGCGCCAGTGGCGCAGCCTGAGACAGCGCCTGCGCCCGTGCCGGCACCCGAGCCGCTGACTGCGCCCGAGCCCATGGTCGCTCCTGTCGAGCCCGTGCTCGCGCGCGGCGTTCCCGTGGAGCCCGAGCCCCAGATCGCCACGGCGCGCCCGACCGGCCGACGGATGGCGCCGCTCGATCGTGCGGTACTCGAGCAGGGCGGGATGCTGATGCCCGGTGCCGCGATCGGTCCGCTGGCGGAGGAATTCCGCATGGTGAAGCGCCAGCTGCTGCTCACCGCGCGCGCCGTCGCCGCCAAGGACACCGCCAAGGCCGCCGACCGCGCCCGCATGATCCTGGTCTGCTCGGCCCAGCCGAGCGAGGGCAAGACCTTCTGCGCGATCAACCTCGCGCTCTCGATGGCGACCGAGAAGGACGTCGAGGTGCTGCTGGTCGATGCCGACTTCCCCAAGCCCGACGTGCTGCCGCGCCTCGGCCTGCCAAGCGGCCCGGGGCTGCTAGACGTGCTGGCCGGCTCGGTGTCGAACGTCGAGGACTGCATCATCGATACCGATGTGCCGCAGCTTTCGGTGCTGCCGGCCGGCGCGCGCTCGAACAGCGACACCGAGCTGCTGGCGAGCGACCGCGCGCGGGCGGTGATCGACGGGCTGGCCGCGGCCAATCCGCGCCGCATCGTGATCTTCGATTCGCCGCCGGCGCTGGCGGCGTCGCCCGCCTCGGTGCTGGCGCTGCACGTCGGGCAGGTGATGCTCGTCGTGCGCGCCGACAAGACCAGCGAGGGCGACCTGCGCGCCGCGGTCAACACGCTCGATGCCTGCGAGCACATCCAGCTCGTGCTCAATTCCGTGTCGTTCCAGCCGGGCGGGCGGCGGTTCGGCAGCTATTATGAATATGGGGAGGAAGGCCGGTGA
- a CDS encoding XrtA system polysaccharide chain length determinant produces the protein MGSLYDELRGALHAIWQRRWVALAVAWCICLAGWLVVSQMPNNYESRARIFVQLRQIIPTDGTTALNQQKDLDRIRQTLTSAVNLEKVVRGTDLARTVSTDRDVADRVAGLQKAIKLTAQQDNLFEIAVTAPSGKLARQIAQKLIDIFVEANLSDNRDQSSQSLDFMDQQLAERQKQLQDADSKRADFQAKFLGSLPGTGSIDDRVSAARTQLAQIQGDLAAAQSGLNVVNAQMAGTPANIAGSGGGAMAGPARARLAAIQGQLADARAKGYTDSHPDVIALKNQMAAAQGAAAREPVISGAAGGASNPVYIGLQSMRADKQATVAALVQRKAQIEGDLNTLQAKMAEAPGVAAEQGEIERQYQVLKSQYDTLLAQREQMKISSQAQNVADADKFNVVDPPTQPRGPTSPNRPLLLTGVLIAGLGAGLAAAFALGKLTTTFATAGKLEKASGMTVIGSIGEVVTAAQTAMRRKKLTLFAGGLAALGCAYVGLLGVEFVQRGMGA, from the coding sequence GTGGGGAGCCTCTACGACGAACTTCGCGGCGCACTGCACGCGATCTGGCAGCGGCGCTGGGTGGCGCTGGCGGTGGCGTGGTGCATCTGCCTGGCCGGCTGGCTGGTCGTGTCGCAGATGCCGAACAACTATGAGTCGCGCGCGCGCATCTTCGTGCAGCTGCGCCAGATCATCCCGACCGACGGGACGACCGCGCTCAACCAGCAGAAGGACCTCGACCGGATCCGCCAGACGCTGACCAGCGCGGTGAACCTGGAAAAGGTGGTGCGCGGCACCGATCTCGCCCGCACGGTCTCGACCGACCGCGACGTGGCGGACCGGGTGGCCGGGCTGCAGAAGGCGATCAAGCTGACCGCGCAGCAGGACAATCTGTTCGAGATCGCGGTCACCGCGCCGAGCGGCAAGCTGGCGCGCCAGATCGCGCAGAAGCTGATCGACATCTTCGTCGAGGCCAACCTCTCCGACAATCGCGACCAGTCGAGCCAGTCGCTCGACTTCATGGACCAGCAGCTCGCCGAGCGGCAGAAGCAGCTCCAGGACGCCGACAGCAAGCGGGCGGACTTCCAGGCGAAGTTCCTCGGCTCGCTGCCGGGCACCGGGTCGATCGACGACCGCGTCTCGGCGGCGCGGACGCAGCTGGCGCAGATCCAGGGCGACCTGGCCGCGGCGCAATCGGGCCTGAACGTGGTCAATGCGCAGATGGCCGGCACCCCGGCGAACATCGCGGGCTCGGGCGGCGGCGCGATGGCCGGGCCGGCGCGCGCGCGGCTCGCGGCGATCCAGGGCCAGCTCGCCGATGCGCGGGCCAAGGGCTATACCGACAGCCACCCCGACGTAATCGCGCTCAAGAACCAGATGGCGGCGGCGCAGGGCGCTGCGGCGCGCGAGCCGGTGATCAGCGGTGCCGCGGGCGGCGCCTCCAACCCGGTCTATATCGGCCTCCAGTCGATGCGGGCGGACAAGCAGGCGACCGTCGCCGCGCTCGTCCAGCGCAAGGCGCAGATCGAGGGCGACCTCAACACGCTGCAGGCCAAGATGGCGGAAGCGCCGGGCGTGGCCGCGGAGCAGGGCGAGATCGAGCGCCAATACCAGGTGCTCAAGAGCCAGTATGACACGCTGCTCGCCCAGCGCGAGCAGATGAAGATCTCGAGCCAAGCGCAGAATGTTGCTGATGCCGACAAGTTCAACGTGGTCGACCCGCCAACGCAGCCGCGTGGCCCCACCTCGCCCAACCGTCCGCTGCTGCTGACCGGCGTGCTGATCGCCGGGCTTGGCGCGGGGCTGGCCGCGGCGTTCGCGCTCGGCAAGCTGACCACGACCTTCGCGACCGCCGGCAAGCTGGAAAAGGCGAGCGGCATGACCGTGATCGGATCGATCGGCGAAGTGGTGACCGCGGCGCAGACGGCGATGCGGCGCAAGAAGCTGACGCTGTTCGCCGGCGGGCTGGCGGCGCTGGGCTGCGCCTATGTGGGGCTGCTCGGTGTCGAGTTCGTCCAGCGCGGCATGGGGGCCTGA
- a CDS encoding XrtA/PEP-CTERM system exopolysaccharide export protein: MRFIGFGKTLLALGTAATLLSGCGGGGRPELPPAAAAGAGREVPSEEYVIGPMDSLQIFVWNNKDLSVTVQVRPDGRITMPLISDMPAVGKTPAMLADDLKYALGEYIKDPIVSVIVQNFNGTYSQQVRVVGATEKPASIPYRANMTVLDAMIAVGGLSEFASGNRARLVRYDRTTGKQHEYKVRLGDLLKNGDISANVKLEPGDVIIIPTSMF; this comes from the coding sequence ATGCGTTTCATCGGCTTTGGCAAGACACTTCTGGCTCTCGGGACGGCGGCGACGCTGCTTTCGGGGTGCGGCGGCGGTGGCCGTCCGGAGCTTCCGCCCGCGGCAGCGGCCGGGGCCGGGCGCGAAGTGCCGAGTGAGGAATATGTCATCGGCCCGATGGATTCGCTGCAGATCTTCGTCTGGAACAACAAGGACCTGTCGGTGACGGTGCAGGTGCGCCCCGACGGCCGCATCACGATGCCGCTGATCAGCGACATGCCGGCGGTGGGCAAGACCCCGGCGATGCTCGCGGACGACCTGAAATACGCGCTGGGCGAGTATATCAAGGACCCGATCGTCTCGGTGATCGTGCAGAATTTCAACGGGACGTACAGCCAGCAGGTCCGCGTCGTCGGCGCGACCGAGAAGCCGGCATCGATCCCGTACCGCGCCAACATGACCGTGCTCGACGCGATGATCGCCGTCGGCGGGCTCAGCGAGTTCGCTTCGGGCAACCGCGCGCGGCTGGTGCGCTACGACCGGACGACCGGCAAGCAGCACGAATACAAGGTGCGCCTGGGCGACCTGCTCAAGAACGGCGACATCTCCGCGAACGTCAAGCTCGAGCCGGGCGACGTGATCATCATTCCTACGAGCATGTTCTGA